gatcggataaatagtttaagagaaaattctatAAGAAGAACAAAAATGATATGGACTATTGGGTGTACTAGTTGTGCTCTAGTTAAGGCTAAATCGAGAGTGGTATATGGATGTCTCTCGTTAAGGCTAAATCGAGAGCAGTCTCGGTTTAGATTTTACCTTTGAATAAGTATATCGGTCTCATCTGATCAGTTCTAATCAATCAAAATTACAGTAACCACATGATTAATCCTATATGTACATGGAACCCATGGATGAacataaataattaatttgtaTTGTCTCAATTAATTACGTAGTTAATTTGTATTGTACATGGAACCCATGGGAACTGCTTGGTTTGTTGGGACCGAGTGTGTCGGCCCCTATCTTTGGGAGAACTTGGTATTCTTAATCTTGAAAAGATGGGGTGGGCTTTGCACATGAGATGGCtttggttaaaaaaaacagaCTCTTCAAGGCCTTGGGCTGGTTTATCCATCAAAACTCCCTTTTTGATGTTTTCAAAACTACAGTTTGAAATGGAGAAATTACCAAGTTTTGGAGTGACAGATGGCTGCAAGGGAAGACGATTGCTAAACTAGCTCCTAATCTCTTTGTTTTAATCCCTAAAAGGGCAATAAAGCAACGTACTGTGACACAAGCTTTGACAAATAGGAGTTGGGTTGCTGACATCCAGGGGGTTCTCGGTCCACGTTCTTGTTGAATATGCTACAGCTATCTTCTACGCTTTGATTCCTTTCTCATCTCTGCAATATACCTCTCCATATTGTTCTTTTCCCAGAGGCGTTTCATGACAAGATTCTCCTTCCTATAATCATCTGAAAGACAAGACAGGTAAAAAAGGGTTACATCATTCTGCAACTGCAATACAAATTCAAGTATTAACTAGTAGGTTGATGGGCTAGTTGCTCATAGCAACGACAGAAAAACATCAGGCATAATGACATTTAGAAACAAACCCCCATCCCCATCAAAAAAGGACCCACAATACATTCAAGTATTTAACAGGAACTCCCTAATTCCAGCAGTTAAGCAGTGGACACTCTTCTGGCAACTCATTGAAAACTGAGAATAAATTCAAGGAAAAAGGGAAGAGGCAGGACACAGTATCACTACACTGAATGGATACTCCAAGCCTTGTATCATTTATGAGCATCGTATTCAACACAGCAACAAAGGTTTTTTTGATATATGTCCAAAACACATACAGAATTATAttcgttccaaaataaaaacacaGGGCAAATATGGTGAAGTTATATTAATTTGGCTATGAAAATGTGAATCTTTGCTTCCATCTCATGGGAGCAAACAGGCCCTATGCATAGCACCTGTGATAAAGATAGAAAGAGGACCAAATCTTTCAATACTGAAACAGGTTGTCTTTGAATTGTACTTATTGAACATGATCAAAAGTTATGCACCCACATATACTCTTGCCATTCACTCCCAGAAGGCTTATCTTCATTCCAAAAAAGGCATGTTCAGTGTATAAAAGTTACACCAATAGGTTTCAAATATCAAAATTATTTCACGCAATATTGCTTTAATAGCTATTAACAAATATTTCATGAGAATCAATGGTCAAAGTTCAATCTTGACAACTTATCAAAATCAATATATGCCTTGTAAaagtggagggagggagtacttgttaattttttacaaaaaaaaaaaaaaaatgctgtaTTGACATGCTTGTAACTTATCACCATTACGTGCCAAATATCCATGACAGTATGTGTGCACCTTGTTTTATTCCAGCATAAAAGACAAAGCCTTCACATGTTCTGAAGATGTCTGATCTCAAAGCCTCTTCATATGAGTTTTTGGCATTTTAAATAACTTCCTTACAAATGGTTTATGAGTTTTTCTAAAGACCAGATGCTTTCTTGCTTGTCATTTGAATGGATGAATACTTAAATAGGTGTCTAGTTCAAAAGGTTAGGGGAAGCATCTGATCTAACAAAGGTTCTTATGTTTGAAAAGAAAAGCATGAAGAATGAAACAACATACAAACTGGTACAACAAAGATAGAACCAATGGAAGTGGTGATTACCAATATTTTCCCATGTATTAGCAGGTATCTTAAGAGACATCCGAGTCAAGTAGCATGCATCCTCCCATGCATATGGTAATTTCTTTATCCGGTATCTCCAAAACCAACAAAATTTCCAACTGAGCACCTGCAACGAACAATTTCAACATGCTTCCATTCCATTTTTAACAACATGTATGTAGTCTTAACCAGTGTTGCAGAAAACGGAATGCCATTGACAGAAATATGGACGAGTAGTCAAAATTACAAGGAAACTAGTTGTTCGCCACATACTACTTTAAAAGATGCTGGTGGTGGGGGTGAGTGGTGAATATGCgaccacccccaccaccaactccctatcttttgtgaaggaaagaaaaaatagTATGGATCCAAAGGGCCTACTTTTCAGCTGAGTATATGCAGGAATTATGAGAAGAGATATGTAGAAAGTAATAGCAAAAACAGATTGAGATTTTCTGTTTTAAACATATGATGCAACGCATGGGCAATATGCTAGTGAATCATAATGATGCTAGTCttgtatatattttaaattgtgTCTATTATATGTTATTGAAATCATGATATTTAGATTTTTGTCCAATGTCTCAGGCATTTCAGAGGTATTTTAGATTATTTGCATGATGGAGCTGATAAAATTAGCTAAGATAAACTTGAGATCTTAATTACCACAAACATGCCTGAACAAAAGTATACAGCACAAAGAACCATCATAATAATAAGGGTAAAGTCCATGTTTAGCACTCAAACTTTCATTGAAAGTCCATTTTCACCCTAAACTTTTACAAATGGATACCCATGATTGTTTTAAATGGTGCATGGTGATTTAGCCCTGTTAAGAACCGCATTGATATTTTTATACTATATTGGTACCTAATTTGGCATTATCTCGCATATTAGACGCTTTTTATCCTTTTTCCTCCTTGCATCTAACTCTCTCATCACTTTTTTGTGTGAGAAAATGACAGGAAAAATGTGTGACATGTGAATTCATTGCCATATTAGCAGCTAGAATAGCATAACATAGTGTTGTCACATTAGGCATTGTAAAAACCACCATTAAAATTAGTCTCAGGGCGAAATTTGCTGGTCTTAAAAGTTTAGGGTGAAAAATAACCAGTTTTGTACTTTATGGTGAAAATTGGACTTTAGTGAAAGTTCGAGGGCTAAAAATGGACTTTACCCTAATAATAATGGTGAAATAGAAATATCCACAAAGGATAAAACATAATTTGAATGTAGCACAAATATAAAGATTGGCTCTATGTTATTAAAGTAGCAGAAGAGAGTAATATTCTAGAGCACATGAGGTCTCCTCAAGAGAATCGGCCTTTATGGAGCGGATTAGTATGTGATACGGCCAATTAATCGGTCAATACAGCCGATTTAGTATTCACAAACACAAAGAAAGCACTCCAATTCACCAAGTGGGTATGTCTTGGCTACCACATCTGTAGTAGCAGAACAATTAATCTCCCGTACCAACTGTTTTCCACTGCGCTGGACatgacatttttttctctcaaaaacAGCGCTGCAGTTCTTTGTATTATAGGTAGAAGAAAAGACCAGCCTCCAAACGAAGCCCCaagaggaaaaaaggaaaaggacatgatagggagagaaagaagaaagagcAGAGAAATGAAAAAAACAGATCAAAACAAGTAGAACTACAACTCCATTAGGCTAGGAGAAAGGTTGTCTGGTCCTCCCACATGGCACCGAATCCCTTTCTCCAGACATATGATCCATTACGCTAGACTTAGCTATAAGTGGATCTTTTAATTACTAGGTGCAAAACATATAATTGAAAGAAGCAAACTAACCTTGCCTATGGAATATGGCAGAAGTATAAACTGAACACCATAGAGTCTCCATAAGGAAGGTTTTTCAACCCCCTGGATCTGCAACTCAACTTCGTTACTTAGCACTTCTTCAACTTTCCTACACGGTCAACATAAATTTTTGAGAAGCATGTTATTTATATCCAGTCACCCTAAACTGATAAAAGTTTAGACATGTGAAACAAGGATTAGGTCACTATAAGATATGTTTAGTACCATGACAGAGTTGTGTCATGAAAATTATCAGGGAAAACCCATTATGTACTTCTAAAACCAAGATATATttaatttctgaaaaaaaaaacaaagaaactaaAGGGCATGATGCCAATACAACAGTATCAAAATTTCGAAATCTCATTTGGAAGTAAACGAGGGTTACAGGTAACAAAAGCAGGCTTCGATTCTCAGATAAGGCAACTTTTCCCCTAAAAATGAAACCAGGCTTGTCTGATGTCATTCATACTTATCCATCTGCTTGTGACCCTTCTTTTTGCTTGAAATTCCTCCTGTTCGCTCAAACTCCAATGCTTTTAACCTATTTTTGTAAGCAGGAGTTTGCTTCACAGTTTCTATGGCCTGCAACAAGAGCATCAACCTTTCAGTGTTTTTACTGCTACTAACAAAAGCATAACTTGTACTCTCCATTTCAGGCCCCCATCGCTTCCTCTATTCAGCATCAGctaatgccaaaatttaaattttaaaacttaattttgaagttctttcatcgaagtttatttttcagcattggaGTTTAAGTTGCTAAGAACatgcatataaaagttttacctacaaattgaTATTATTTTGCTAATACGCCATATGGCATATTTTCTGTATTTGTCCAAACGATGGGGCCCTCATAtcataagacattttgacttttttttagtcaaacttctttaactttgatcaagtttatagaaaaacatagcaacattttcaacacaaaacaaatatagtatCGAAAAATATTTAatgctagatttaatgaaactaattaggTGTTGTAGATGTCGCAACGTTTTTCTATAAACATGGTCAAACTTAAGGAAGCTTGagttagaaaaaagtcaaaacgtcttataatatgaaacagagaggTAATTTTATGTTAAAGCGTGCTTTTAGTTAGTTATCTTTCTGTTGTTCAAATGGACAACATGATGTATACAGGATCATATGTTTTATGCAACCGGCGGGGGAAGACAGCCCCCATGGTTTTTCATTAAgaaggcccaaccaaaccagcGAAGAAAGGCCATGAACCCTGGCCCCAAACACGCGGACTCACCCTCTATGGGTTGATCCTTAACCCATGCTTTGAGGCCCCTGCCCCCTACACGAGGACCCACCGGAGATATGTCAATTCTTAACACGTGTTTTATGAGGGACCAACAAGTGACCTTTTCTAACTAGGCCTAAAATTCGCTCCAGTGGGGACTGGGCAGTCAAACCCAGGATCTAGAGGTGCTGCTTAAGCATTGTAACTGCTAATGAACACTGTAAAAGACAATTGCTGATTCCAGTGGTCCAAAAAATACTAATTCTTCAAACCAATATTGGTtggcacagaaaaaaaaagaatattttgaAATATCATCCATGttagagagaatcccttatagtGCATTTTCTAGCAAGTATCAGTTCCTTTCCTTGATTACATAGTTTTGGTTCACATACAACTGAATGAGGTCAAGCTAGCAATAGAAATCATGTGATTTCAAAACCTAGGTGAAGCTAATAGAGGATAATTTAGACTGAAAGAAAGTATGAACACGAAAGGCTTTAATTCTGCAAGCAGTGAGATTGCAAATAGTCTCAGAAAAATAAAGCTGAAACCCTTGAAGAAACAAAGAAGGGTAAAATGGAATGTCAAAGGTCAAACATGCAAAACAGTAACAAGTGCAGTTCCTGACTAAGAATAGCTGCAATTTTCCTTTGAAAGAAGGAAATATTATGGACAGTGTACAATTGCTGAGAGACCCTTGACTATAAAATTTGCTGTATTTATTCCATAATACATACCTTACTATACCTTCCGAACTGGTTTAagtattgaaatgctgaaataattAGAAGAAGGCCAATTAACACAGCACGAGGATCCTATCACAAATAGTTGGAGCATTTAGCTGAAGCAGTATAGAGAATATAACGCTCATACTCAAACATTTCATTGTTAGAAAAGCTGTACCGTTTTATGGCCATAGTATGCCCTATAGTACTGAGCAGTGTTGTAGAAAACCTGAAAATAAGAAGAAATCAATAAAACATATAGCAGGCAGAGCATATTTAATCGTAGTGCTCAGGTGTGAATAACAAACATCAAAGAGTGGCAACTGACTTTAAACTGTAAAATATTAACAAAGAAGGTCTGATATGGCAAATTTGACCTTGCAGACATGAATAAACACTATACAATATGTTAATGGGCAATAGAAAATAGTTTCAACAATGATCTATGTGGCTCAATTTTCTACCTCATGGTCACATCATGTGCACAACTTGTGTTCTATATAAATCGCTTTTCTCCCATCTAATGAGCCTTCATCACACAACAGATTAATAAGCCTTGGTAGTGTTCTTTTCTTATGAAGATTacgataaatatatatataacctaACATTATGATAAATATTAGATCAGCTTTTCCAAAAATTCCTCAAACTCAATGAGGAAATTTGGAAGCTAATTCAATTTTCCCTTTCGAATTCGTTCAGCGcgaatttggaaaaaaaaaattatctgtCTTCCCTTGTCCAAAATTCGTTCAAATTCTCGTATATCAAAATCCACTAAAGATGCAACTTGATTGTTCATATTTAGGAACTATGAAGCCCAAATATCAGCACATTAGAAGTATTAAGAATGGTAGAAGAAACTGTATCAAACATGGTTTATGTAAACGACAAAAAAGAGTTTAACGGTGTTTGAAATGATACATATTTTGCTCATGTAAAAATGTTTTTGAATAAATTTATGGTTAACAGGATAGCATGGTGAAGCCAAACAATTGACTTTTAAATGTTAGTGCATTAAACAAGAGAATGCAGATTTACCTCCTCTGGATGTGCAATAGCATAGTCATATTGCCCCCTAGTTGATTCGTCTTTTAGAATCTGATAGGTCAAAAGGTAGAACAATAATTCAGCTGCTGCCAAACAACAATTGCAAGGGCCAAATAACTTAATTTCACATGCAAGATCaacattttttgaacagttGTTAGGTCAACAGTACTATGCTTACTATTTACCATTCCATACCAGCTTAAAGAATATTGCACAATGAAATAAGTATTATAATCTGAACTTCGCAATCGTGATAACCTATTTGGCTATTTGTGAATGCTTCAACATTTTGCAAGAGATGCACGGGTCAGGCCAAGTATTCATGTTAGGAAGACATGCAGGACAGGACACAGTGGCAGTAGCAAGTTCTCTGGTGGCAGGTATTTGATTATAAGATTTCTTAATGATCTATTATTCTATTAGGTTGTTGCCCAAGATTACTAGTGTGCCACCCTATCATGGGAATAGTTGCATGATCTAATCAACAATGAACAAACAAGATGTTTTGCCTCTCTCTCACGCACACAATCAGAGCAGCTATCCTCTTCTTGAGAGATGGAACCTAAGAATCACCCAATCTTTCTCCCGCTGAAAATTCTGGTCTCCGCTGCAAACTCCTATTACTCATAACCGCTAGTCCTTGTGC
This genomic window from Oryza sativa Japonica Group chromosome 12, ASM3414082v1 contains:
- the LOC4351914 gene encoding dnaJ protein ERDJ7 precursor, yielding MSQVGSAGEGSNSMAAAPPPRLLLLVVLLLVPVSNAIYCEEDDCYDLLGVKQDANVSEIKKAYYKLSLKHHPDKNPDPESRKLFVKIANAYEILKDESTRGQYDYAIAHPEEVFYNTAQYYRAYYGHKTDPRAVLIGLLLIISAFQYLNQFGRYSKAIETVKQTPAYKNRLKALEFERTGGISSKKKGHKQMDKKVEEVLSNEVELQIQGVEKPSLWRLYGVQFILLPYSIGKVLSWKFCWFWRYRIKKLPYAWEDACYLTRMSLKIPANTWENIDDYRKENLVMKRLWEKNNMERYIAEMRKESKRRR